A window of Campylobacter ureolyticus contains these coding sequences:
- a CDS encoding TolC family protein has product MCIFLFAVFVFSKEEIKKDKLFNSYLGIDNLYVNKEISNNKNILNKTDINTTINNLNYKNSFILNNKFINNTKFDKFIDDNKYSSSNKFKSSYSFNELLNYTLINSPTLNLAKQDIMSAINEYDYSKASYYPEIGISANSEYSKRFNDGYSSLYVGKDNLVSNTSYSNSVSFVINYDLYTFKKDSFKVKAAKENIYASKYKRCMSNYEVSLKLLDNYYEALRYKNQIRYYEILKLIYQKLYTYQKRLSSVGEIDKLALGESAIILADTDYELSSIRLNANNSLNTINQIVGSKIDDISKLEDFNVFNKEFRFIKFEDTFIAKEFDYELKTNEYELKSEQRSYYPTISLYAKYDLYGNDRDDYFDSTKDLKRHGYRVGLSLYLSLFDGGKKKARIKDKEINKEKILLRKEEARLKYEKDIADLELFLSKEDSFNKILKELKEISKNSYNMQEALNKAKESSKIEVLNSYVVLLKKEMSYKEHLLKAGYFINKANIMSGINECKSW; this is encoded by the coding sequence ATGTGTATTTTTTTATTTGCTGTATTTGTCTTTAGCAAAGAAGAAATAAAAAAAGATAAGTTATTTAATAGCTATTTGGGAATTGATAATTTATATGTAAATAAAGAAATATCAAACAATAAAAACATTTTAAATAAAACTGATATAAATACTACAATCAATAATCTTAATTACAAAAACTCATTTATCTTAAATAATAAATTTATCAACAATACAAAATTTGATAAATTTATAGATGACAATAAATATAGCTCATCAAACAAATTTAAAAGTAGTTATAGCTTTAATGAGCTATTAAACTATACTTTAATTAACTCTCCTACTTTAAATTTAGCCAAGCAAGATATTATGAGTGCTATTAATGAGTATGATTACTCAAAAGCTAGTTATTACCCTGAAATTGGAATAAGTGCAAATAGTGAGTATTCAAAAAGATTTAATGATGGATATAGCTCTTTATATGTTGGTAAAGATAATCTTGTCTCAAACACATCTTATTCTAACTCTGTCTCATTTGTGATAAATTATGATTTATATACTTTTAAAAAAGATAGTTTTAAAGTAAAAGCAGCAAAAGAAAATATTTATGCAAGTAAATATAAAAGGTGTATGAGTAACTATGAGGTTTCATTAAAATTATTAGATAATTACTATGAAGCTTTAAGATATAAAAATCAAATAAGATATTATGAGATATTAAAGCTTATTTATCAAAAGCTTTATACTTATCAAAAAAGATTATCTAGTGTTGGAGAGATTGATAAATTAGCTCTTGGAGAAAGTGCAATTATTTTAGCAGATACAGATTATGAATTATCTAGTATTAGATTAAATGCAAATAATTCACTAAATACAATTAATCAAATAGTTGGATCTAAAATAGATGATATCTCTAAATTAGAAGATTTCAATGTTTTTAATAAAGAGTTTAGATTTATTAAATTTGAAGATACTTTTATAGCAAAAGAATTTGATTATGAGTTAAAAACAAATGAGTATGAGTTAAAGTCTGAACAAAGATCTTACTATCCAACTATTTCTTTATATGCAAAGTATGATTTATACGGAAATGACAGAGATGATTATTTTGATTCTACAAAAGATTTAAAAAGACATGGATATAGAGTTGGATTATCACTTTATTTAAGTTTATTTGATGGTGGAAAGAAAAAAGCTAGAATAAAAGATAAAGAGATAAATAAAGAAAAGATTTTACTTAGAAAAGAAGAAGCAAGATTAAAGTATGAAAAAGATATAGCTGATTTAGAACTATTTTTAAGTAAAGAAGATAGTTTTAATAAAATACTAAAAGAGTTAAAAGAAATTTCAAAAAACTCATATAATATGCAAGAAGCTTTAAATAAAGCAAAAGAAAGTTCAAAAATAGAGGTATTAAACTCATATGTTGTTTTACTTAAAAAAGAGATGAGTTATAAAGAACATCTACTAAAAGCAGGATATTTTATAAATAAAGCAAATATAATGAGTGGGATTAATGAGTGTAAAAGTTGGTGA
- a CDS encoding ankyrin repeat domain-containing protein — translation MKNKFLNSFIIITLILVAFIVYNKFKLSGNSHFTVTADTVIKPGSEISKYVTQEEVDSFSFRYWDIDNNYTKFVNPIAIPLRDFLKQKDTNKVLNYIKDNNLSADIEIEDGTTPLMYSSFYNDTNTTKELIKLGADVHKKDKYKLNSMAYAISMGNIDIVKILFNSGVKFEEAPLTQGYILAPSYQNIDKLIIDGDNIKIIYKYNWIQKDYDTPKGGGYMFENIIYENWTRLAKFILESGYKPYPYVFTGGDHMDYGNSIYDFLSKESIESQIEYQKQNNKDNFDLNLFMDKLSYDYTLYKGLEDIPNFEPMLDLLLEHNVSGQPSKELLKEKCLNDCSSRYRDYIEDKFNLVKHNILFDYRDENKLIKLDFYYKDYNETVKLINDNKIETTTPNNEILEEFNFLTDEIKWYAKYCAENYMEELKDFTGAGDLRRWTWKEGNKYSGNSNVIKGYKNSKATFKDTKEFVTFYNERNKRLEIIGLLYSYENCDDKNSSNYKGEEECKYYEKRVYIKNK, via the coding sequence TTGAAAAATAAATTTTTAAATTCATTTATAATTATAACTTTAATTTTAGTTGCTTTTATAGTTTATAATAAATTTAAACTCTCTGGAAATTCTCATTTTACAGTCACAGCTGATACAGTTATAAAACCAGGTTCTGAAATTTCAAAGTATGTTACGCAAGAAGAAGTTGATAGTTTTAGTTTTAGATATTGGGATATAGATAATAACTATACAAAATTTGTTAATCCCATAGCTATTCCTTTAAGAGACTTTCTAAAACAAAAAGATACAAACAAAGTATTAAATTATATAAAAGATAATAATCTTAGTGCTGATATAGAAATAGAAGATGGAACAACACCTTTAATGTATTCAAGCTTTTACAATGATACAAACACTACAAAAGAACTCATAAAATTAGGCGCTGATGTTCATAAAAAGGATAAATATAAACTTAATTCTATGGCTTATGCAATTTCTATGGGAAATATAGATATTGTAAAAATTCTTTTTAACAGTGGTGTTAAATTTGAAGAAGCACCGCTTACTCAAGGCTATATTTTAGCACCAAGTTATCAAAATATCGACAAACTTATAATAGACGGCGATAATATAAAGATTATTTACAAATATAACTGGATACAAAAAGATTATGATACGCCAAAAGGCGGCGGATATATGTTTGAAAATATAATTTATGAAAACTGGACTAGGTTGGCTAAATTTATTTTAGAAAGCGGATATAAACCGTATCCTTATGTTTTTACAGGAGGTGATCATATGGATTATGGAAATTCAATATATGATTTTCTATCTAAAGAAAGCATAGAATCACAAATAGAATATCAAAAACAAAACAATAAAGATAACTTTGACTTAAATCTTTTTATGGATAAACTTTCATATGATTATACTTTATACAAAGGATTGGAAGATATCCCAAACTTTGAACCAATGCTAGATTTACTACTTGAACACAATGTCTCAGGACAACCTTCAAAAGAACTTTTAAAAGAAAAATGCTTAAATGATTGTTCAAGCAGATATAGAGACTATATAGAAGATAAATTTAATTTAGTAAAACACAATATTCTTTTTGATTATCGTGATGAAAATAAATTAATAAAATTAGATTTTTACTATAAAGACTACAATGAAACAGTTAAACTTATAAATGATAATAAAATAGAAACTACAACTCCAAATAATGAAATTTTAGAAGAATTTAATTTTTTAACTGATGAAATAAAGTGGTATGCAAAGTATTGTGCAGAAAACTATATGGAAGAACTTAAAGATTTTACAGGTGCTGGGGATTTGCGTCGCTGGACTTGGAAAGAAGGTAATAAATACTCAGGCAATTCAAATGTAATAAAGGGATATAAAAACAGCAAAGCCACTTTTAAAGACACAAAAGAATTTGTTACTTTTTATAATGAGAGAAATAAAAGACTAGAAATAATTGGATTATTATATTCATATGAAAACTGTGATGATAAAAATAGCTCAAATTATAAAGGCGAAGAAGAGTGTAAATACTATGAGAAACGAGTTTATATAAAAAATAAATAA
- a CDS encoding putative barnase/colicin E5 family endoribonuclease encodes MVVITVWHKKGDEYYKLRISQDFNNDGENKWITISYEATREKR; translated from the coding sequence ATGGTTGTAATTACTGTATGGCACAAAAAAGGTGATGAATATTATAAATTAAGAATTAGTCAAGATTTTAATAATGATGGTGAAAATAAATGGATAACAATATCTTATGAAGCAACTAGAGAAAAAAGATAA
- a CDS encoding SixA phosphatase family protein, with product MKFVYFIRHAKAKKEASSDFLRKLNKRGRENASSLGKILNELSIIPQAFYTSSAVRALSTANIIAENMKFKGEFKSFDELYDFEGKNLLKFVKNLDDKFETIFIVGHNYAITNICEILSDSAIGSIPTCGIFGIGFDIEKFCDIEEKIGKVLLYDYPKKHLS from the coding sequence ATGAAATTTGTTTATTTTATAAGGCATGCAAAAGCAAAAAAAGAAGCAAGTAGTGATTTTTTAAGAAAATTAAATAAAAGAGGTAGGGAAAATGCCTCATCTTTAGGAAAAATTTTAAATGAACTTAGTATAATTCCACAAGCTTTTTATACAAGTAGTGCAGTTAGGGCATTAAGTACAGCAAACATTATCGCTGAAAATATGAAATTTAAAGGTGAGTTTAAAAGTTTTGATGAGCTTTATGATTTTGAGGGAAAAAATCTTTTGAAATTTGTAAAAAATTTAGATGATAAATTTGAAACAATTTTTATAGTAGGGCATAATTATGCAATTACAAATATTTGTGAAATTTTGAGTGATTCTGCTATTGGAAGTATTCCAACCTGTGGAATTTTTGGCATTGGTTTTGATATTGAAAAATTTTGTGATATTGAAGAAAAAATAGGCAAAGTCTTGCTTTATGATTATCCAAAAAAACATCTTAGTTAA
- a CDS encoding M20 family metallo-hydrolase, giving the protein MINEKRFKAKFEEISKFGAIKGGRYLENGVLSGGLTRLAFGDEEKEARKYLERLALDAGLKYKTDEVGNIFIRYDDVKEPNLPAVSAGSHIDSVPNGGFYDGALGIMAGLEAIKSIKDSGKKIKRPLELIIFACEESSRFKMATVGSKLIAGKLNLDQLNFLKDKNGISLFDAMRNFGLSPNKYYNAVLEPSTYKSYLELHIEQGPVLENHNISVGIVTGIAAPIRYELKIYGRADHSGATPMNMRSDALLCAAKIICEVNKIALKGKTTVATVGYANAKPGVLNVIPGECVLGIDIRDIDKEMLYKIDGEITKMIDQICKNDKIDYELTNLVKDTPVVLSKNLINMLEKNANELDIKTMKLPSGAGHDAMNMVGIADEVGMIFIPCKDGVSHNVNENINFKDAIFGASVLAKTMLELAM; this is encoded by the coding sequence ATGATAAATGAAAAAAGATTTAAAGCGAAATTTGAAGAAATTTCAAAATTTGGAGCTATTAAAGGAGGTAGATATTTAGAAAATGGAGTTTTAAGTGGTGGCTTAACTCGTCTTGCATTTGGCGATGAAGAAAAAGAAGCTAGAAAATATTTAGAACGTTTAGCCTTAGATGCAGGACTTAAATACAAAACCGATGAAGTTGGAAATATTTTTATAAGATATGATGATGTAAAAGAGCCAAATTTGCCAGCTGTAAGTGCTGGTTCGCATATTGATAGTGTTCCAAATGGTGGATTTTATGATGGAGCACTTGGTATTATGGCTGGACTTGAAGCTATAAAAAGCATAAAAGACAGTGGTAAAAAAATAAAAAGACCACTTGAGTTAATAATCTTTGCCTGTGAAGAATCAAGCAGGTTTAAAATGGCAACTGTAGGAAGCAAACTAATAGCTGGAAAACTAAATCTCGATCAACTTAATTTTTTAAAAGATAAAAATGGCATTTCGCTTTTTGATGCGATGCGAAATTTCGGACTTAGTCCAAATAAATATTATAATGCTGTTTTAGAGCCATCAACATATAAAAGTTATTTAGAGCTTCACATTGAGCAAGGTCCAGTTTTAGAAAATCACAATATTTCAGTGGGAATTGTTACAGGAATAGCCGCTCCAATTCGCTATGAACTTAAAATTTATGGAAGAGCTGATCATAGTGGTGCAACTCCTATGAATATGCGAAGTGATGCACTTTTATGTGCTGCAAAAATAATTTGTGAAGTTAATAAAATCGCATTAAAAGGAAAAACAACGGTTGCTACTGTTGGATATGCAAATGCAAAACCAGGTGTTTTAAATGTAATTCCTGGAGAGTGTGTTTTAGGAATCGATATAAGGGATATAGATAAAGAGATGCTTTATAAAATAGATGGTGAAATTACTAAGATGATAGATCAAATTTGTAAAAATGATAAAATTGATTATGAGCTTACAAATTTAGTAAAAGATACGCCTGTTGTGCTTAGCAAAAATCTTATAAATATGCTTGAAAAAAATGCTAATGAGCTTGATATCAAAACTATGAAACTTCCAAGTGGAGCAGGGCATGATGCCATGAATATGGTTGGAATTGCTGATGAGGTTGGGATGATATTTATTCCTTGTAAGGATGGAGTTAGTCACAATGTAAATGAAAATATAAATTTCAAAGACGCTATTTTTGGAGCTAGTGTTTTAGCAAAAACTATGCTTGAACTTGCAATGTAG
- a CDS encoding calcium-binding protein, whose amino-acid sequence MTSKNDKITIKDFYIGSSYEDGTLLNTQDNKHKIINKFIFADQTELNYEEFHKLSYNGKDSDDLIYGLNSNDFINGGKGNDTVYARDGDDTLYGNDGDDILNGDLGNDTLIGGTGNDTLQGGDGDDTYIFNLGDGKDEIYESSGNDTIEFGKGISKDSLIVIRDGENNLKIYVKDNPNIPNKDINLDEINDVITLKDVFHYNETYNSNVVETVRFNDGSTLSFDELKKMSMLGTKNNQTTIIGYDDMENLIKASNNDTVIQGGNLKDTIYGGNGNDVLNANAGDDTVYGGNGDDEIYGGDGDDTLYGNSGNDTVNGGLGDDIIYAGEGDDEIYGEDGDDYLSGGNGIEKNTGNDKLYGGAGNDQLRGEDGNDYLNGGSGDDRYYYSYGDGFDTIENEGGGSDSLIFFDITRDRLSFSKEENDLIINIDNDANQGVRVKNYFLNDEYALDMIQPSDGYAYTKNDIDNIVNAFDKPTLTEDKNANIIDTKNDEILQGSDKNNTYYYHGGKDLIVDSGGIDTLKFMINGYRLNFSSNGTDLSLSLGNIQDENNNNIVTIKDFFANENSIVETIQLKNGYKFSAKDIYQSFGKEYPKDDSSNITEPETPEIPQPSEDNLVGGDEDNKYIFSGGNKTVIDSGGNDTIKFTQDGNGLNFATNGTDLTLNVYNHENDTITVKNFFTNPSNIIEKFELKNGYTITSEQIYQSFGKEYPSSNLEAFGLSNTTINKIVENLNSYSDDLGANLNYVGNAKNNFDIMQIYSN is encoded by the coding sequence ATGACAAGTAAAAACGATAAAATAACCATAAAAGATTTTTATATAGGATCATCCTATGAAGATGGTACTTTACTAAATACGCAAGATAATAAACATAAGATTATAAATAAATTTATCTTTGCAGATCAAACAGAGCTTAATTACGAAGAATTTCATAAGCTTTCATACAATGGAAAAGACAGTGATGATTTAATATATGGTCTAAACTCAAATGATTTCATAAATGGTGGAAAAGGTAATGACACAGTATATGCTAGAGATGGTGATGACACTTTATATGGTAATGACGGAGATGACATTTTAAATGGAGATTTGGGAAACGATACTTTAATCGGTGGCACAGGAAATGACACTTTACAAGGTGGAGACGGAGATGATACATATATCTTTAATCTCGGTGATGGTAAAGATGAAATTTATGAAAGTAGCGGAAACGACACTATAGAGTTTGGAAAAGGAATTTCAAAAGATAGCCTTATAGTTATAAGAGATGGTGAAAATAATCTTAAAATTTATGTAAAAGATAATCCAAACATTCCAAATAAAGATATAAATTTAGATGAAATTAACGATGTTATAACTTTAAAAGATGTATTTCATTACAATGAAACATATAATTCAAATGTAGTAGAAACAGTAAGATTTAATGACGGTTCAACTTTAAGCTTTGATGAGCTTAAAAAAATGTCTATGCTTGGAACAAAAAATAATCAAACTACAATCATAGGCTATGACGATATGGAAAATCTAATTAAAGCTTCCAACAACGATACTGTTATACAAGGTGGAAATCTAAAAGATACTATTTACGGCGGAAATGGAAATGATGTTTTAAACGCAAATGCAGGTGATGACACAGTTTATGGCGGTAACGGAGATGATGAAATCTACGGCGGCGATGGTGATGATACTTTATATGGAAATAGTGGTAATGACACTGTAAATGGCGGATTGGGCGATGATATCATCTATGCAGGTGAGGGAGATGATGAAATTTACGGTGAAGATGGTGATGATTATTTAAGCGGTGGAAATGGAATAGAAAAAAACACAGGAAATGATAAGCTATATGGAGGAGCCGGAAACGATCAACTTAGAGGTGAAGATGGAAATGATTATCTAAACGGCGGAAGCGGCGATGATAGATATTATTATTCTTATGGAGATGGGTTTGACACTATAGAAAATGAAGGCGGTGGAAGTGATTCTTTGATATTTTTTGACATTACAAGAGATAGATTAAGCTTTTCAAAAGAAGAAAACGACCTTATCATAAATATAGACAACGATGCAAATCAAGGAGTAAGAGTTAAAAACTACTTTTTAAATGATGAGTATGCTCTTGATATGATCCAACCAAGTGACGGATATGCTTATACCAAAAACGACATAGACAATATCGTAAATGCCTTTGATAAGCCAACTCTTACAGAAGATAAAAATGCAAATATTATTGATACTAAAAACGATGAAATTTTACAAGGAAGCGACAAAAACAACACTTATTATTATCATGGTGGAAAAGATCTTATAGTTGATAGTGGTGGAATTGATACTTTGAAATTTATGATTAATGGATATCGTCTTAATTTTTCATCAAACGGAACTGATTTGTCATTAAGCCTTGGTAATATACAAGATGAAAATAACAATAATATTGTAACTATAAAAGACTTTTTTGCAAATGAAAATTCAATTGTAGAAACAATACAGCTTAAAAACGGTTATAAATTCAGTGCAAAAGATATTTATCAAAGCTTTGGAAAAGAGTATCCAAAAGATGACTCTTCAAATATCACAGAGCCCGAAACACCTGAAATTCCACAACCAAGCGAAGATAATTTAGTTGGTGGCGATGAAGATAATAAATACATATTTAGCGGAGGAAATAAAACAGTAATAGATAGTGGCGGAAACGATACTATAAAATTTACGCAAGATGGAAATGGTTTAAATTTTGCAACAAACGGAACGGATTTAACTTTAAATGTTTACAATCATGAAAACGATACTATAACAGTTAAAAATTTCTTTACAAATCCAAGCAATATAATTGAAAAGTTTGAACTTAAAAACGGTTACACAATTACTTCAGAACAAATTTATCAAAGCTTTGGAAAAGAGTATCCAAGCAGCAATCTTGAAGCATTTGGATTATCTAACACAACTATAAATAAGATAGTTGAAAATCTAAACTCTTATTCTGACGATTTAGGAGCAAATTTAAACTATGTAGGCAATGCTAAAAATAATTTTGATATTATGCAAATTTATTCTAACTAG
- the rbr gene encoding rubrerythrin translates to MKSIKGTKTAVNLMKSFISETQAAIRYEYYGAQAKKDGYVQIQNIFLETARNEKAHAKRLYKFLMQDLQGKKIEISNDFPVVLADTLANLKAAAEGEHEEHSHMYPEFAKIAKEEGFDEIASVFEHIAIAEKAHDTRYKKLISNIESGKVFKKDGVCIWKCNNCGYLHEGKEAPEVCPACDHPQAHFEVFEETY, encoded by the coding sequence ATGAAAAGCATAAAAGGAACAAAAACTGCTGTAAATTTAATGAAATCATTTATCAGCGAGACACAAGCTGCAATAAGATATGAGTATTATGGTGCTCAAGCAAAAAAAGATGGCTATGTTCAAATTCAAAATATATTTTTAGAAACAGCAAGAAATGAAAAAGCTCACGCAAAAAGGCTTTATAAATTTCTAATGCAAGATTTGCAAGGCAAAAAAATAGAAATTTCAAATGATTTTCCTGTTGTATTAGCAGATACTTTAGCAAATTTAAAAGCTGCTGCTGAGGGTGAACATGAAGAGCACTCACACATGTATCCAGAATTTGCAAAAATAGCAAAAGAAGAAGGCTTTGATGAAATTGCAAGTGTATTTGAACATATTGCAATAGCTGAAAAAGCTCACGATACAAGATATAAAAAACTTATCTCTAACATAGAAAGTGGTAAGGTGTTTAAAAAAGATGGAGTTTGCATTTGGAAATGTAATAATTGTGGATATTTGCACGAAGGAAAGGAAGCTCCTGAAGTTTGTCCAGCCTGTGATCATCCACAAGCACATTTTGAAGTTTTTGAAGAAACATATTAA